TATTCAAGCCATATTGACTCAGCTAAGCCTTAATTTCATACAATATGTGTTACTCCTTGGAATACCCAAAGAAGTGGAACTGAGAAGTGAGGCAGAAACATCAACCAGTGTTTtgactgccatttttttttttttttttaaggtttaattTATTCTAGAACATTTAACTAAAACCTTTTTGTCTTTGCAGATTTGCAAGCCAATGCCCTCTCCTCCACATCTTCATTTGTTCAGACTTCCCTTCGGTGCAAATTGCAACCCGAGCAGGAGAAACAGAAGATTAAGAAATCAGCAAGAGGATCAGGGAATCTGATAGCAGCACCTTTACAGTACAGATCTCTTCCTGCAAGAGAAGCCATCAATGCTGACCAACATCAAGCGCATAACACAGAGCAAGAGGCTTTGTGTGCTAGCCAGGAAGGTGggcaaaatgttcaaaacaaatcTTACTGTAAAGATCTCAGGGCAATTAAGTCGAGAccaaagccatattgctgttctacTTGTGGCAAACTTTTCCCTTTCAGAAGCCGTCTAAAGAGACACatgagaattcatactggagaaaaacctcattgctgctctgaatgtggaaagCAATTTTCTGACAGTAACGGCCTCCAGAAACATTCAAAAATCCACACTAGAGAAAAACTGTATGTCTGTacggaatgtggcaaacaattcactgTCAGCAGCTATCTTCAGAGGCACatgagaattcatactggagaaaaacgTTATTGCTGCTCTGATTGTGGGAAACGATTTTCTGGCAGTTCCAGTCTCTCAAAACATgcaagaatccacactggagaaaagccttaCGTCTGTGCTGAATGTGGGAAAAGATTCAGTAACAGTAGTGCCGTTCAGAGCCACAAAAGAGTTCATGCTGCagagaagccttattgctgctctgtatgtggcaaacgattttctTTCAATTGTAGCCTCCAAATCCACACAAGAATCCACACTGGGGAAAAGCCGTATGGCTGTGATGAATGTGGCAAACGTTTCAGTAACAGTAGTGCTGTTCAGAGTCACAAGAgagttcatactggagagaaagcttattgctgctctgaatgtgggaaacgattTTCTGATAGCTGCAGTCTCCAAAGACATacaagaatccacactggagagaagccttatggctgtgctgaatgtggaaaaagattCATTCAAAGTGGCCATCTTCAGAGTCActtaagaattcacacaggagagaagtcATACGGCTgtgctgaatgtggcaaacaattcagtggcagtaGTCATCTACAAAGACACATAAGAATTCATACAAAAGGAAAACTCCAtggctgctctgaatgtggcaaagagTTTTATGACCGTAGCAGTCTCCAAAAACATAaacgaattcacactggagaaaagccatatagCTGTGTTGAATGTGGAAAGAAATTCAGTAACAGTAGCCATCTTCAGAGCCACACACGAATCcatactggagaaaaacctcattgctgccctgaatgtggcaaacatttTTATGACGGTAGCAGTCTCCAAAGACACgcaagaatccacactggagaaaagccctttagctgtgctgaatgtggcaaacgattctttCAAAGTTGCCAGCTTCAGagtcacacaagaattcacacaggagagaagccttatggctgtgctgaatgtggcaaaagattctCCCACGGTAGCGCCCTTCAGAGGCATAAACAAGTTCATACTAAGGGGAAGCCACGTTGCGGTCCTGATTGAGGCAAACACTTCACCGGCAGTAGCCGTCCTctgaattcatactggagaaaaatgTTTGAACCCGGATGAAACACAAATACTTGTGCACAAGACAATAAGACGAGGAGTACGTCAGCAGAACAAAAAGGATCCATCAACGCACAGAACTAATCCTAGGCTATAAATCAATTTGGAGATCCCTGTGCTACCCAGCAGTTTGGGAGTAATTAACT
This genomic window from Polypterus senegalus isolate Bchr_013 chromosome 4, ASM1683550v1, whole genome shotgun sequence contains:
- the LOC120528127 gene encoding gastrula zinc finger protein XlCGF26.1-like → MTSAKEEEDNMDKKLAHIKQEDCEWGAPEEPDIKSEDCEGTVSVFKEEESKEMTVEVKVENAEDFSVSVKVQKHGSENIFKQDVWEEPHSGLQPQFPNTGQRAIKQDSESECEEKIGEGNRREAEEQQPSSGSVGTNLQANALSSTSSFVQTSLRCKLQPEQEKQKIKKSARGSGNLIAAPLQYRSLPAREAINADQHQAHNTEQEALCASQEGGQNVQNKSYCKDLRAIKSRPKPYCCSTCGKLFPFRSRLKRHMRIHTGEKPHCCSECGKQFSDSNGLQKHSKIHTREKLYVCTECGKQFTVSSYLQRHMRIHTGEKRYCCSDCGKRFSGSSSLSKHARIHTGEKPYVCAECGKRFSNSSAVQSHKRVHAAEKPYCCSVCGKRFSFNCSLQIHTRIHTGEKPYGCDECGKRFSNSSAVQSHKRVHTGEKAYCCSECGKRFSDSCSLQRHTRIHTGEKPYGCAECGKRFIQSGHLQSHLRIHTGEKSYGCAECGKQFSGSSHLQRHIRIHTKGKLHGCSECGKEFYDRSSLQKHKRIHTGEKPYSCVECGKKFSNSSHLQSHTRIHTGEKPHCCPECGKHFYDGSSLQRHARIHTGEKPFSCAECGKRFFQSCQLQSHTRIHTGEKPYGCAECGKRFSHGSALQRHKQVHTKGKPRCGPD